Proteins from one Leptidea sinapis chromosome 44, ilLepSina1.1, whole genome shotgun sequence genomic window:
- the LOC126977164 gene encoding uncharacterized protein LOC126977164 isoform X3: protein MFRRAFTKIKDYLFSSIDQTKRAAIMLMTRHTKSTSPDMRHGPTLLVKRPSPVKKQSPQKRATPKKTPKKMARKTPSKTPKKTPKTTNVRNTPKRISINTSQLSVGATEVTDVPEVEISEGRLSVRRSNPRRSGNLNVLKSPKLASPKKSALKDPSKRLVRKTESIKFDLSNLDQTDRHDETNETLSDDDLILRYSDSSDSSQIITMQSRGSRILEKSLGSPMSILSRSSEKEEKRQLHDVKSPTAKSPRFSRSSIIVDRALKRSSRNLTSSQLESYSIVDLVSVNSTSSPSVYDSVPSSPYGTPNNANRTSRSFHTLTSSTPYRANITLVDQSMTTPENSELPQPERVSRLSRTRSRLNESELMDDDDSPKSSRRCQSAPSPERTISSPQSRISPRSASQILYLSAKKPKNISRNTLRTTGHDSPSTSKLNTSKTVGLSLSRPSQSPRSPIRKNLSRSTNLTATNLDNTNSLTRDNESSGRRSRRESPNKTNKILSETTGLSLSISSHSPRSPSRKNISEVISLTASTLDNTGSMISDTESSAIRSRRRTPKKAYESLSKTGGLSPRSPIKQKLSRSMNSTITNLDNTDSLVLNCESLLISSRRLSPRNANDSLSKTVGLRSSQSPRSPNRKTLSGSMNLTATNLENTNSLITDGNNSAIRSRRESPNKTNRILPEAIGLSSSISRQSPRSPSKKKISEVINLTASTLDNTASLSGYETSAIRSTRGSPTKANESLSKTVCLSLSRSSQSPRSPMRKKASGSMNLTATNLDKTDSMISENESSLTRSKRGISKKANESLSVLVTGSSNRKSISRSNKRKTRGTVDRESLKKFNHKSSITNEILKGPDDIDDGTTTPDQQPNNEEVTTPVLSIQSLLDQSHSFTPTQSFSFQKIKRSSKRKTLGSIGRSKRVKSDTLQNSGDVTPTSAVKLQVPGVKNKHSTAKKTTSKRTLIDDLNESDLVKQLFNSPVKRNLSRSMVEFTARENDQPRKRTRATIAMHETPDHSVSFQDEAFTPELFVSPLSTPRHSPNLEGVQRLLSGNENEYAKASSSRTSLRNTNKKENVYNIKGLFAKSPNRLSDVRVKKLFAKSPHNDLRKVTGVKSLFLRNTRKSPRNNLEDVRGVKRLFGRSPRDDLRNVSGVKKVFRRGPKNNLSDVRGVKRLSQKIGRISPELSGVELLFQETDMNSTFDQLMDRPAIRAYPASARKPVVKKNKVRETKSLHDSIDSITNNVEEWLDSELKRRLNKPSIETNKTRELQKLSTNTVEGQTPLILSRTRNNTATYSDSTLPIKKRSLVNKSNKSDESRALLPLKKRLVVHSTPMKGRYETMNASELGRVSPIAVQEKTVVDNIARNLQDKEASTYVLNKNGKDQSTGTQTSIIDKFPSPKRKSVVRGRKSAATQYSPKEITENNSPKKVSNLKTSPNTTSTVKPKPRITRNTKRLKASIAILKKSPVFPKSTTRRKKTEISKLISPNETSDPKPKRGHKSSIKDIEQAVPNEPIRMNRKQPSKVISQPTTSDDTAERKSKRGRGGPTKDIEQVKATEAIRINLKQPSKEISQSTTHDDTEELKPKRGRKGQSKDKDQSATNEPVRNKRKQPAKEISQSTTSVHTAEVKSKRGRRGPNKDEEQAETNKPIQNNRKQSSKEQSHPTATNTSEIKAKKGRKGQNKEIEQTETNETIETDRKQPSKEKSQPITSDDTTELQPKRGRKAPNKDTKEAEMDKPIRTTRRQLNKEIHEPTANDDTAALKPKQGRRGPTKVIEQAEINEPIRVNRKQPSKELLQPTASDDTTELKPKKGRKGLPKDINQAEATITTRKQLSKEMSQPTADDATAELKPKRGRNAPTKDIQQPEPQTKSTRNNRRLQNIVQVPEPNSADETLPTEKSIIEAKPKRGKLIGIAEDPKRGDKLKETEEAVPKNTKKRGDTAKSTPSPKVKRLRANENTTVVVARMNKKQLAEIADAKLGQKADTKAEQTGISRTRKQNENTVAIKVTTAGSRKRKPDTVPELDDNNLRGNKKLRTTNTPPASPQTKTRATRAATALTNTTAATTARGTSGTRQAKATRGTQQITVQETQLKGRTRRR from the exons ATGTTTCGAAGAGCGTTTACAAAAATAAAGGATTACTTATTTTCCTCGATAGATCAAACAAAGCGAGCTGCCATTATGTTGATGACAAGACACACCAAATCAACATCGCCAGATATGAGGCACGGGCCAACTTTACTCGTAAAAAGGCCTAGCCCAGTCAAGAAGCAGAGTCCACAGAAAAGGGCCACACCTAAGAAGACGCCAAAGAAAATGGCGAGAAAAACGCCGAGTAAAACGCCGAAGAAGACCCCTAAAACCACTAATGTTCGGAACACACCCAAAAGAATCTCTATAAACACATCACAGCTGTCTGTTGGTGCGACCGAAGTAACTGAT gtGCCAGAAGTGGAGATTAGTGAGGGTCGACTATCCGTTCGTAGAAGTAATCCACGTCGGTCGGGAAATTTGAACGTACTCAAGTCCCCCAAATTGGCAAGTCCAAAAAAATCGGCCCTTAAAGATCCCTCAAAACGGCTTGTTAGGAAAACTGAGTCAATTAAATTTGATCTTAGTAATCTAGATCAAACCGATAGACATGATGAAACCAATGAAACACTATCTGATGATGACCTTATTCTCAGGTATTCGGATAGTAGCGATTCttcacaaataataacaatGCAATCGCGTGGCAGCCGAATTTTAGAGAAGTCTCTCGGATCTCCGATGAGTATCCTATCTCGTTCATCCGAAAAAGAAGAAAAGAGACAACTGCACGATGTTAAATCTCCAACAGCAAAATCACCGCGGTTCTCTAGAAGCTCTATCATAGTGGACCGCGCTCTCAAAAGAAGTTCGCGCAATTTAACATCATCACAGCTAGAATCCTACTCTATTGTGGACCTTGTCTCTGTTAATTCTACTTCATCTCCCTCGGTGTATGACTCTGTGCCGTCTTCTCCATACGGTACTCCTAACAACGCCAATAGAACGTCACGTTCGTTCCATACTTTGACCTCCAGCACTCCCTACAGGGCTAATATAACCTTGGTTGACCAATCTATGACAACACCGGAGAATTCTGAATTACCTCAGCCTGAAAGGGTGTCACGTTTAAGCAGGACCAGGTCTCGGCTTAATGAAAGCGAGCTAATGGATGATGATGATTCGCCAAAATCATCGAGGCGATGTCAAAGTGCGCCTAGTCCTGAACGAACTATTTCTAGCCCTCAGAGTCGAATTTCGCCTAGGTCTGCAAGTCAGATCCTGTATTTAAGtgcaaagaaaccaaaaaatattaGTCGCAACACTTTAAGAACCACTGGTCATGACTCACCTAGCACCTCCAAGCTAAATACGTCCAAAACAGTTGGGCTAAGCTTATCCAGACCAAGTCAAAGCCCGCGTAGTCCAATCAGGAAAAACTTATCTAGATCAACGAATTTGACGGCTACTAACCTGGACAACACAAATTCACTAACAAGAGATAATGAAAGTTCAGGAAGACGCAGCAGGCGAGAATcgccaaacaaaacaaataagatTTTGTCCGAAACGACTGGCCTAAGCTTATCCATATCAAGTCATAGCCCGCGTAGTCCATCCAGGAAAAATATATCTGAAGTAATAAGCTTGACTGCTTCCACACTGGACAACACAGGTTCAATGATATCAGATACTGAAAGTTCGGCAATCCGCAGCAGGCGAAGGACACCAAAAAAAGCATATGAGAGCTTGTCTAAAACAGGTGGCCTAAGCCCGCGTAGTCCAATCAAGCAAAAATTATCTAGATCAATGAATTCGACTATTACTAATCTGGACAACACAGATTCATTAGTATTAAATTGTGAAAGTTTGCTAATCAGCAGCAGGCGACTATCACCTAGAAATGCAAATGATAGTTTGTCTAAAACAGTTGGCCTTAGATCAAGTCAGAGCCCGCGTAGTCCAAATAGGAAGACCTTATCTGGATCCATGAATTTGACAGCTACCAACCTGGAAAACACAAATTCACTAATAACAGATGGTAATAATTCAGCAATACGCAGCAGGCGAGAATcgccaaacaaaacaaataggATTTTGCCTGAAGCAATTGGCCTTAGCTCATCCATATCTAGACAGAGCCCGCGTAGTCCATCcaagaaaaaaatatctgaagTAATAAATTTGACTGCTTCAACGCTGGACAACACAGCTTCACTATCGGGTTATGAAACTTCGGCTATTCGCAGCACGCGAGGATCACCCACAAAAGCAAACGAGAGTTTGTCTAAGACAGTATGCCTAAGCTTATCCAGATCAAGTCAGAGCCCGCGTAGTCCCATGAGGAAGAAAGCATCTGGATCAATGAATTTGACAGCTACCAATCTGGATAAGACAGATTCAATGATATCAGAAAATGAAAGCTCGCTTACCCGCAGCAAGCGAGGTATATCCAAGAAAGCCAATGAGAGTTTGTCTGTATTAGTCACCGGGTCATCAAACAGAAAGAGTATTTCCAGATCGAATAAAAGAAAAACGCGTGGAACAGTCGACAGAGAGTCACTCAAAAAATTCAATCATAAGTCATCCATAACCAATGAAATCTTAAAAGGTCCCGATGATATTGACGATGGCACTACCACCCCCGACCAACAGCCAAATAACGAAGAAGTTACCACCCCAGTACTTAGTATCCAGAGTTTGCTGGATCAAAGTCATAGTTTTACACCTACTCAGAgtttttcatttcaaaagaTCAAAAGAAGTTCGAAAAGAAAAACTTTAGGTTCAATTGGAAGAAGCAAGAGGGTTAAGTCCGATACGCTTCAAAACAGCGGTGACGTAACACCAACTAGTGCGGTCAAATTACAAGTACCAGGTGTGAAAAATAAACATTCCACGGCAAAAAAAACAACCTCGAAAAGAACGCTTATCGATGACCTGAACGAATCAGATCTCGTCAAGCAGCTTTTCAATAGTCCAGTCAAACGTAATTTATCACGTAGCATGGTGGAGTTTACAGCACGTGAAAACGATCAGCCCAGGAAGAGAACTCGTGCCACTATTGCGATGCACGAAACTCCAGATCATTCCGTTTCATTCCAAGATGAAGCATTTACACCTGAATTATTCGTCAGCCCACTATCCACGCCTCGCCATAGTCCGAACCTTGAAGGTGTTCAACGGTTACTGAGTGGCAATGAAAATGAATACGCCAAAGCTAGTTCTTCGCGAACCTCTTTAAGAAATACTAACAAAAAGGAAAACGTGTACAACATCAAAGGCTTATTCGCAAAGTCACCAAATCGGCTCAGTGATGTCAGAGTCAAAAAATTATTTGCAAAATCACCTCACAACGATCTTCGAAAAGTTACCGGAGTTAAATCTCTGTTCTTAAGGAACACGCGAAAATCACCCAGAAATAATTTAGAAGACGTGCGCGGCGTGAAAAGACTATTCGGGAGAAGTCCACGGGACGATTTACGTAATGTTTCGGGCGTAAAAAAAGTTTTTCGTCGGGGACCGAAAAATAACTTGAGTGATGTCAGAGGTGTGAAACGCTTGTCACAAAAGATTGGCCGAATTTCGCCTGAACTGAGCGGTGTAGAATTATTGTTTCAAGAGACTGATATGAACAGTACATTTGATCAACTAATGGATCGACCTGCAATACGAGCATATCCAGCTAGTGCTCGCAAACCTGTTGTCAAAAAGAATAAGGTACGCGAAACGAAATCTCTCCATGATTCCATAGACTCGATTACCAATAACGTCGAAGAATGGTTGGATTCAGAACTTAAACGACGCTTGAACAAACCTTccattgaaacaaataaaacaagagAATTACAGAAACTCAGTACTAACACTGTAGAAGGCCAAACGCCTCTGATACTATCGAGAACTAGAAATAACACTGCAACTTATAGCGATAGCACCTTGCCGATCAAGAAGAGGTCGCTTGTAAACAAAAGCAACAAGAGCGACGAGAGTCGGGCGTTACTTCCGCTTAAAAAGCGGCTTGTAGTGCATTCAACTCCCATGAAAGGGCGATATGAAACAATGAACGCGTCTGAACTTGGTCGCGTTTCGCCTATCGCTGTGCAGGAGAAAACTGTTGTAGATAATATTGCGAG GAATTTACAAGATAAAGAAGCTTCAACttacgttttaaataaaaatggaaaGGACCAATCAACAGGGACGCAAACTAGCATTATTGACAAATTTCCGTCTCCAAAAAGGAAAAGTGTCGTTAGAGGCCGAAAGAGTGCTGCTACACAATATAGTCCAAAAGAAATTACAGAAAACAATAGTCCCAAGAAAGTCAGCAATCTGAAAACAAGTCCGAATACAACGAGTACGGTTAAACCGAAACCTCGAATTACAAGAAATACAAAAAGACTAAAAGCGTCTATTGCTATTTTGAAGAAGTCACCAGTCTTTCCTAAATCAACAACACGAAGAAAGAAAACGGAAATATCCAAATTAATATCCCCTAACGAAACATCAGACCCAAAACCAAAACGAGGACACAAAAGTTCAATTAAAGATATAGAGCAAGCTGTCCCAAATGAACCAATTCGAATGAATCGTAAGCAGCCTAGTAAAGTCATATCGCAGCCAACAACTAGCGATGATACAGCGGAAAGAAAATCAAAAAGGGGACGCGGAGGTCCAACTAAGGATATAGAGCAAGTTAAAGCAACTGAAGCAATTCGAATAAATCTCAAGCAGCCCAGTAAGGAAATTTCACAATCAACAACACATGATGATACAGAAGAACTTAAACCAAAAAGAGGACGCAAGGGGCAATCTAAAGATAAAGACCAATCTGCAACAAATGAACCAGTTCGAAACAAACGCAAGCAGCCTGCTAAGGAAATATCACAATCCACCACTAGCGTCCATACAGCAGAAGTTAAATCAAAAAGAGGTCGCAGAGGTCCAAATAAAGATGAAGAGCAAGCTGAAACAAATAAACCAATTCAAAACAATCGCAAGCAGTCTAGTAAAGAACAATCGCATCCAACCGCCACCAATACATCAGAAATTAAAGCAAAAAAAGGACGCAAAGGTCAAAATAAAGAAATTGAGCAAACTGAGACAAATGAAACAATTGAAACCGATCGCAAGCAGCCTAGTAAAGAAAAATCACAACCAATAACTAGTGATGATACTACAGAACTACAACCAAAAAGGGGACGCAAAGCTCCAAATAAAGATACAAAAGAAGCTGAAATGGATAAACCAATTCGTACCACTAGAAGGCAGctaaataaagaaatacatGAACCAACTGCCAACGATGATACAGCGGCTTTAAAACCAAAACAAGGGCGCAGGGGTCCAACTAAAGTTATAGAGCAAGCTGAAATAAATGAACCAATAAGAGTAAATCGCAAGCAGCCTAGTAAAGAATTATTGCAGCCAACAGCTAGCGATGATACAACAGAACTTAAACCAAAGAAAGGACGCAAAGGTCTACCTAAAGATATAAACCAAGCTGAAGCAACGATAACCACTCGCAAGCAGCTTAGTAAGGAAATGTCTCAACCAACTGCCGACGATGCTACTGCCGAACTAAAACCAAAACGAGGACGTAATGCTCCGACTAAAGATATTCAGCAACCTGAACCACAAACTAAATCAACACGCAACAATCGCCGGCTTCAAAATATAGTTCAAGTCCCAGAACCAAATTCAGCGGACGAAACACTACCaacagaaaaatctataatcgAAGCGAAGCCGAAACGTGGAAAACTAATTGGAATTGCAGAAGATCCTAAGCGCGGGGATAAACTAAAGGAAACGGAGGAAGCCGTTCCGAAAAATACCAAAAAACGAGGTGACACAGCAAAATCAACGCCAAGTCCAAAAGTGAAACGGTTACGCGCCAATGAAAATACCACTGTTGTAGTGGCACGtatgaataaaaaacaattggctGAAATTGCAGATGCAAAATTGGGGCAAAAAGCAGACACTAAAGCTGAACAGACTGGCATTAGTAGAACGCGCAAGCAAAATGAAAATACAGTTGCAATCaag gTGACGACTGCAGGAAGTCGTAAGCGCAAACCTGACACCGTTCCCGAACTAGATGACAACAATC TCCGCGGCAACAAGAAACTGCGAACGACAAATACGCCCCCGGCCTCGCCTCAGACGAAGACAAGGGCGACAAGAGCGGCAACGGCGCTTACTAATACTACAGCAGCGACTACCGCCAGAGGAACAAGTGGGACTCGTCAGGCAAAAGCGACCAGGGGGACCCAACAGATTACAGTGCAAG AAACCCAGCTAAAGGGTCGCACGCGCAGGAGATGA